Proteins from a single region of Nakamurella deserti:
- the mmsB gene encoding 3-hydroxyisobutyrate dehydrogenase: MATIAWVGLGHMGAPMTARLVAAGHEVRGHDLDAEAVRVAVAGGVVAPGSLAAALDGADVLITMLQRGSQVRAVLAEALPLLPPGTLVIDSSTIAIDDARELHRTVAEAGLPFLDAPVSGGVPGATAGTLTFMVGGAAADLERARPVLEPMAGRIFHIGPGGSGQAAKIVNNLMLGITLAATCEGAVLADRLGLDHRVFQQMASVSSGDSWALRTWYPMPGVLETAAVNRDFDGGFVVDLMAKDLGLALAAGAATGTGLPFTAEVAAGLQRLRDAGLGGKDSSVFVKLVDGSLD, encoded by the coding sequence ATGGCAACGATCGCCTGGGTGGGACTCGGACACATGGGCGCGCCGATGACGGCGCGGCTGGTCGCCGCGGGACACGAGGTCCGTGGGCACGACCTCGACGCCGAGGCGGTCCGCGTCGCGGTGGCCGGTGGGGTGGTCGCGCCCGGTTCGCTGGCCGCCGCCCTGGACGGCGCCGACGTCCTGATCACCATGCTGCAGCGGGGGTCCCAGGTGCGGGCGGTGCTCGCCGAGGCGCTGCCGCTGCTGCCGCCGGGCACGCTGGTCATCGACTCCTCGACCATCGCCATCGACGACGCCCGCGAGCTGCACCGGACGGTCGCCGAGGCGGGCCTGCCCTTCCTCGACGCCCCGGTCAGCGGCGGCGTCCCGGGGGCGACCGCGGGCACCCTCACGTTCATGGTGGGCGGCGCGGCGGCGGATCTGGAGCGGGCCCGGCCGGTCCTGGAGCCGATGGCCGGGCGGATCTTCCACATCGGCCCGGGCGGGTCGGGCCAGGCCGCCAAGATCGTGAACAACCTGATGTTGGGCATCACCCTGGCCGCGACGTGCGAGGGTGCCGTGCTCGCCGACCGGCTCGGGCTCGATCACCGCGTCTTCCAGCAGATGGCCAGCGTCTCGTCGGGCGACAGCTGGGCGCTGCGCACCTGGTACCCGATGCCCGGCGTGCTCGAGACCGCCGCGGTGAACCGGGATTTCGACGGCGGCTTCGTCGTGGACCTGATGGCCAAGGATCTCGGGTTGGCGCTGGCGGCCGGGGCCGCGACCGGCACCGGTCTGCCCTTCACCGCCGAGGTGGCCGCCGGTCTGCAGAGGCTGCGGGACGCGGGGCTGGGCGGGAAGGACAGCTCGGTGTTCGTCAAGCTGGTGGACGGCTCGCTCGACTGA
- a CDS encoding MFS transporter, translated as MSVVTTHSTTPTTPSAPAKTGLLHQPKSVWAVAFACVIAFMGIGLVDPILPTLREDLGATPSQISLLFTSYLFIMAFAMVFSGWVSSRLGPKRTLLAGLAMVVVFSALAGSSDTIGAIVGFRAGWGLGNALFVGTALAVIVGAASGGIGGAIILYESALGIGIATGPLVGGLLGDISWRGPFFGVAVLMALAFVATVVLLGDVAAPTRRYGLLEPFRALRHPGLAVIAVVAFFYNVGFFTLLAYAPYPMEMSALALGWVFFGWGVLVAVSSVWVAPIAQRRLGTHRSLAVIMGALTVILVVMALGVDSPATLATCVVVSGLFSGCANTLVTQTVMVIAPVDRPIASAGYSFVRFMGGAIAPFVATKLAEHLAPAAAFWFGAAGFVVAAGVAVGFARQLAPADAATAHDAAPRTSADATALAEATAD; from the coding sequence TTGTCCGTCGTGACCACGCACTCCACCACCCCCACCACTCCCTCCGCTCCCGCGAAAACCGGCCTGCTGCACCAGCCGAAGTCGGTCTGGGCCGTCGCCTTCGCCTGTGTCATCGCCTTCATGGGCATCGGGCTCGTCGACCCGATCCTGCCCACGTTGCGCGAGGACCTCGGCGCGACGCCGTCGCAGATCTCGCTGTTGTTCACCTCCTACCTGTTCATCATGGCGTTCGCGATGGTGTTCAGCGGGTGGGTGTCCAGCCGCCTCGGACCCAAGCGCACGCTGCTCGCCGGTCTGGCGATGGTCGTGGTGTTCAGTGCGCTGGCCGGGTCGTCGGACACCATCGGCGCGATCGTCGGGTTCCGGGCCGGCTGGGGTCTGGGCAACGCGCTGTTCGTCGGCACCGCGCTGGCGGTGATCGTCGGTGCGGCCAGCGGCGGGATCGGTGGCGCCATCATCCTGTACGAGTCCGCACTGGGCATCGGCATCGCCACCGGCCCGCTGGTCGGCGGGCTGCTCGGCGACATCTCCTGGCGCGGACCGTTCTTCGGCGTCGCGGTGCTGATGGCGCTGGCGTTCGTCGCCACCGTCGTACTGCTCGGCGACGTGGCCGCCCCCACCCGCCGGTACGGGCTGCTGGAGCCGTTCCGGGCGCTGCGGCACCCGGGGCTGGCGGTCATCGCGGTCGTGGCGTTCTTCTACAACGTCGGCTTCTTCACCCTGCTCGCCTACGCGCCCTATCCAATGGAGATGAGCGCACTGGCCCTGGGCTGGGTGTTCTTCGGCTGGGGCGTGCTGGTGGCCGTGTCGTCGGTGTGGGTCGCGCCGATCGCCCAGCGCCGGCTCGGCACCCACCGCAGCCTCGCCGTCATCATGGGGGCGCTGACGGTGATCCTCGTGGTGATGGCGCTGGGCGTGGACTCCCCCGCCACGCTGGCCACCTGCGTGGTCGTGTCCGGGCTGTTCTCCGGCTGCGCCAACACACTGGTCACCCAGACCGTCATGGTCATCGCGCCGGTCGACCGGCCGATCGCCTCGGCGGGGTACAGCTTCGTCCGGTTCATGGGCGGCGCGATCGCGCCGTTCGTCGCCACCAAGCTGGCCGAGCACCTCGCGCCGGCCGCCGCGTTCTGGTTCGGGGCGGCCGGGTTCGTGGTGGCGGCCGGGGTGGCCGTCGGCTTCGCCCGGCAGCTGGCCCCGGCCGACGCCGCCACCGCCCACGACGCCGCACCGAGGACTTCCGCCGACGCCACCGCGCTCGCGGAGGCCACCGCCGACTGA
- a CDS encoding replication-associated recombination protein A — MSDDGLFADPTQPAAGVFTTTPTATAPRFDANAPLAARMRPRTLDEVIGQQHLLGPGAPLRRLVHGGAPSSMLLYGPPGTGKTTLATLVAGATGRRFAQLSAIAAGVKEVRGVIEQARYTLRSTGEQTVLFIDEVHRFNKAQQDSLLGAVEDRTVILIGATTENPFFSVVSPLLSRSLILQLQPLTDDDIVGVLTRAVTDDRGLAGRVTLADEARAHLVALSGGDARRSLTALEAAADSVLDEHPRATREEPAAVDLAAVERAVNRAAVRYDKSGDQHYDIISAFIKSMRGSDVDAALHYLARMIEAGEDPRFIARRLMVHASEDVGMADPTALQTAVAAGQVVQMVGMPEAKLALAQATIHIATAPKSGAVTSALGAAMGDVQAGRSGSVPPHLRDGHYPGAAKLGNAQTYVFPHALPDAIATQQYPPDELVGRDYYEPTGRGAERALAERVPRLRRAVRGQPGNTTTEGCNA; from the coding sequence ATGAGCGACGACGGACTCTTCGCCGACCCGACGCAGCCCGCCGCCGGGGTCTTCACGACGACGCCGACCGCGACGGCGCCGCGGTTCGACGCCAACGCCCCGCTGGCGGCCCGGATGCGGCCCCGTACCCTCGACGAGGTCATCGGTCAGCAGCACCTGCTCGGCCCCGGCGCGCCGCTGCGGCGGCTCGTGCACGGCGGCGCGCCGTCGTCGATGCTGCTGTACGGCCCACCCGGCACCGGCAAGACCACGCTGGCGACCCTCGTCGCGGGGGCCACCGGGCGGCGGTTCGCGCAGCTGTCGGCGATCGCCGCCGGGGTCAAGGAGGTCCGCGGCGTCATCGAGCAGGCGCGGTACACGCTGCGCAGCACCGGTGAGCAGACCGTGCTGTTCATCGACGAGGTGCACCGCTTCAACAAGGCGCAGCAGGACTCGCTGCTCGGTGCCGTCGAGGACCGCACCGTCATCCTCATCGGGGCGACCACCGAGAACCCGTTCTTCTCGGTGGTGTCGCCGCTGCTGTCCCGTTCGCTCATCCTGCAGCTGCAACCGCTCACCGACGACGACATCGTCGGGGTCCTGACCCGCGCGGTGACCGACGACCGCGGGCTGGCCGGCCGGGTGACGCTCGCCGACGAGGCGCGCGCCCACCTCGTCGCGCTGTCCGGCGGCGACGCGCGACGCTCGCTGACCGCGCTCGAGGCCGCCGCCGACTCCGTGCTGGACGAACACCCCCGGGCGACCCGGGAGGAGCCGGCCGCGGTCGATCTCGCCGCCGTCGAGCGGGCCGTCAACCGGGCCGCCGTCCGCTACGACAAGTCCGGCGACCAGCACTACGACATCATCAGCGCGTTCATCAAGTCGATGCGCGGCTCCGACGTGGATGCGGCGCTGCACTACCTGGCGCGGATGATCGAGGCCGGCGAGGACCCGCGCTTCATCGCCCGCCGGCTGATGGTGCACGCCAGCGAGGACGTCGGGATGGCCGACCCGACCGCGCTGCAGACCGCCGTCGCCGCCGGACAGGTCGTGCAGATGGTCGGGATGCCGGAGGCGAAGCTGGCACTGGCCCAGGCCACCATCCACATCGCCACCGCACCGAAATCCGGCGCGGTGACCTCCGCGCTGGGTGCGGCGATGGGCGACGTGCAGGCGGGCAGGAGCGGATCGGTGCCGCCGCACCTGCGCGACGGGCACTATCCGGGAGCGGCGAAGCTCGGCAACGCGCAGACCTACGTGTTCCCGCACGCGCTGCCCGACGCCATCGCCACCCAGCAGTACCCGCCGGACGAACTCGTCGGGCGCGACTACTACGAGCCGACCGGCCGGGGCGCCGAACGCGCCCTGGCCGAGCGGGTGCCGCGGCTGCGCCGGGCGGTCCGCGGGCAACCCGGGAACACCACGACGGAAGGATGCAACGCATGA
- a CDS encoding quinone oxidoreductase family protein: protein MTTYRAIRVEQTGGPEVLRLAELEPAPLGPGQARVRIAAAGVNFIDIYHRDGSYPRKLPFTAGLEGAGTVVEVADGVTEVTVGDRVAWENLPGSYAAELVGEAAKLIPVPDDVSDLDAAAFPLQGLTVQYLTTSSYALRAGDDVLVHAGAGGVGQLLIQVASRLGARVVATASTPEKRQLCTDAGAADVIGYEGFDEVARDLTGGQGVHAVYDGVGKDTFDRSMNALRIRGSMVLFGAASGQPAPVDPRRLAAKSLFLTRPKLADHVLTRDELLMRAADVLGRIATGELALRIGGRYDLADAARAHEDLAGRRTTGKLLLIP from the coding sequence ATGACGACCTACAGGGCGATCCGTGTCGAGCAGACCGGCGGTCCCGAGGTGCTCCGGCTCGCCGAGCTCGAACCCGCGCCGCTGGGGCCGGGGCAGGCCCGGGTGCGGATCGCCGCCGCCGGGGTCAACTTCATCGACATCTACCACCGGGACGGCAGCTACCCCCGCAAACTCCCGTTCACCGCCGGCCTCGAGGGCGCCGGCACCGTCGTGGAGGTCGCCGACGGGGTCACCGAGGTCACCGTGGGCGACCGGGTCGCCTGGGAGAACCTGCCCGGCTCCTACGCGGCGGAACTCGTCGGCGAGGCGGCCAAGCTGATCCCGGTGCCCGACGACGTGAGCGACCTCGACGCGGCCGCCTTCCCGCTGCAGGGCCTCACCGTCCAGTACCTCACCACCAGTTCGTACGCGCTGCGGGCGGGCGACGACGTCCTCGTGCACGCCGGGGCGGGCGGGGTCGGGCAGCTGCTCATCCAGGTCGCGTCGCGGCTGGGTGCGCGGGTCGTCGCCACGGCCTCCACGCCCGAGAAGCGGCAGCTGTGCACGGACGCCGGGGCCGCCGACGTCATCGGGTACGAGGGCTTCGACGAGGTGGCGCGCGATCTCACCGGCGGGCAGGGCGTCCACGCCGTCTACGACGGCGTCGGCAAGGACACCTTCGACCGCTCGATGAACGCGCTGCGGATCCGCGGGTCGATGGTGCTGTTCGGTGCCGCCAGCGGTCAGCCCGCGCCCGTCGATCCGCGGCGGCTGGCGGCGAAGTCGCTGTTCCTCACCCGACCCAAGCTCGCCGACCACGTCCTCACCCGGGACGAGCTGCTGATGCGGGCGGCCGACGTGCTGGGCCGGATCGCCACCGGCGAGCTCGCGCTGCGGATCGGTGGCCGGTACGACCTCGCGGACGCCGCCCGGGCGCACGAGGACCTGGCCGGGCG